CAGTCGCCGTCCCCGTCTTCGGGCACGCCTCGTAACACGCACAGTCGGGGTCCTGAACACAGCCAGCGGTACAGGAGCCGTCCTGTGCAGCGCCTTCACGCGTGAAGAGCACCTTGAACATGCTGTCGGTCCCCGCGACGGTGTAGGAGGGTGCCTGGTCCGCGACGATCTCGACGAGCCCCGAGCGAAGGCGCTCGCCCAGCGCGTTCACGTGCTCGAAGACGTCGTTCTCGGCGGCGAATTTCAGGGTTTCGAGGCCGGCAGTCATCGTCACCGGGTGGCCCGAGAACGTCCCCGCCTGGAAGACCTCTCCGATAGGCGTGAAGCCCTCGATCAGTTCGGTCTTGCCGCCGATCGCCCCCACCGGGAAGCCGCCGCCGATGATCTTCCCGAACGTCGTGATATCGGGGTCGAGATCGAACCGACTCTGCGCGCAGCCGAGGCCGCCGACCCGGAAGCCCGTGATCACCTCGTCGAGGACGAACAGCGCGCCGTTCGCGCGACAGGTCTCCTGGACGGTCTCGAGATAGCCCTCCACCGGGGTCACGATCCCGTAGTTCGCGAGGATCGGCTCGGTGAGGACGGCCGCGATCTCGTCGCCGTGGCGCTCGAACACTCGCTCTATAGCCTCGCGATCGTTGAACGGAACGGGCAGGGTGTGTTCCGCGAACGACTGGGGGATGCCCGCCGAGCTCGGCCGGGGGTGTTCGGCGTCGCCCTCGACGAGCGTCGACTCCTGGGCGCCGTGGTAGCCGCCCTGCATCACAACGATCTTGTTTCGTCCGGTGATCCCACGGGCGAGACGAACGGCGGAGACGGTCGCTTCGGTGCCCGAGTTCACGAACCGGATCATCTCCACGGAAGGGACGTGACGGACGACGAACTCCGCGAGGTCGACCTCCACTTCGGTCGGCATCCCGTACATCGGGCCGTCGGCTACCTGCGACTGGATCGCGGCGATCGCAGGTTCAGGGAGATCGTGGCCGAACAGCAGCGGGCCGAGGCCCATCACCCAGTCGACGTACCGGTTGCCGTCGGCGTCGATCGCGTGGCCGCCGTCGCCGCGAGCGACGAAGTTCGGGTAGGGTTCGACCGCGGCCCGGACCGTCGAGTTGACACCGCCGGGCAACACCGAGAGCGCACGACCGTAGAGGTCGCGCGAGGCCTCCTCGTTCATGGCCCGGCGTTCGTGAGGGGACGGCAAAGTAGTACCGAGGCGTGCCCGGTCGACTCCCCCTGCAGGGGGTCATCGAAACAGTCAACCGGCGGAGATGACTGTCCCAGAACGATGGAGTTCGACCGCCGACCCGTCGTCGCCGGCGCGCTCGTCCAGGCCGCCGTTCTCGGGGGCTACCTCGTTACGATCGAGGGGATGTCGCCGCTCGCATTCGCACTCGGGCTGGTCGGCGGGGCGGTCGCCGGCGGGCTGACACGCGGGGACGGAGCGTGGGTGAACGGGAGCGTGGCGAGCGCCGTCGGGTGTCTCTGCTACCTCGTGGGCCTGTTCGTCGTCG
This region of Halalkalicoccus sp. CGA53 genomic DNA includes:
- the hemL gene encoding glutamate-1-semialdehyde 2,1-aminomutase translates to MNEEASRDLYGRALSVLPGGVNSTVRAAVEPYPNFVARGDGGHAIDADGNRYVDWVMGLGPLLFGHDLPEPAIAAIQSQVADGPMYGMPTEVEVDLAEFVVRHVPSVEMIRFVNSGTEATVSAVRLARGITGRNKIVVMQGGYHGAQESTLVEGDAEHPRPSSAGIPQSFAEHTLPVPFNDREAIERVFERHGDEIAAVLTEPILANYGIVTPVEGYLETVQETCRANGALFVLDEVITGFRVGGLGCAQSRFDLDPDITTFGKIIGGGFPVGAIGGKTELIEGFTPIGEVFQAGTFSGHPVTMTAGLETLKFAAENDVFEHVNALGERLRSGLVEIVADQAPSYTVAGTDSMFKVLFTREGAAQDGSCTAGCVQDPDCACYEACPKTGTATARAETDRWRRLFYHEMRERGVLLSQNQFESQFVGYGHTDEDVETTLEAYKHAL